A genomic segment from Thermostichus lividus PCC 6715 encodes:
- a CDS encoding Csu type fimbrial protein, producing MSTTRLIYLGVPLLWLLAGLSAYGQGTGCQFQSVTAVNFGVYDPFAPAALDGTGQLRFVCSGGGTGSFNNRSITIQISQGNSNSFTPRQMSSGSSRLNYNLYLDSDRSLIWGNGTGGSYQRGPFIPGNNVVNTIPIYGRIPAQQWVAPGAYSDSLQVVIQF from the coding sequence ATGTCAACTACCCGATTGATCTATCTAGGAGTGCCCCTCCTGTGGCTCTTAGCAGGACTCTCCGCCTATGGCCAAGGCACTGGCTGTCAGTTTCAGAGTGTTACGGCGGTGAACTTTGGGGTTTACGATCCCTTTGCCCCAGCGGCCTTGGATGGCACCGGCCAACTGCGCTTTGTCTGTAGCGGCGGTGGTACAGGCAGCTTTAATAACCGATCCATTACCATTCAGATTAGCCAAGGCAATAGTAACAGCTTTACACCGCGGCAGATGAGCAGTGGCAGCAGCCGATTGAACTATAACCTCTACCTCGATAGCGATCGCAGCCTCATTTGGGGGAATGGCACCGGCGGCAGTTATCAGCGTGGGCCGTTTATTCCGGGTAACAATGTAGTGAATACTATCCCTATTTATGGCCGCATTCCAGCCCAGCAATGGGTTGCCCCTGGCGCCTACAGTGACTCGCTGCAGGTCGTCATCCAATTTTAG
- a CDS encoding fimbria/pilus outer membrane usher protein, whose translation MPPLYAQAPSETSAIYSLEVNRVARGDVIVFLRGDDVLIPWQDLLQAGLTEVGGSREMIQGIEHVSLQSLAPAITFERDDAALTLRIQVAADLLPANVIDFNPDNAPPGIRYSQPLSAYLNYGVFWNNVETLTAAAEMAVSFGGNALTSTVGLTANGELQRGLTALILDNRRQLTTLTLGDSFVTTDLLGGGGLWGGIRWERNFGLSPYLIRQPAFDMQGELATPGTAEIYINGFLTRRVSLLPGSFTLKNLPFSGGFNRVRVVVTDAEGKQQVFTQGYVQSASLLQPGLSEFIVAAGVERQGLGVDNFNYDGSVQMVAAYRQGVLNNLTLGGRIEGNAHLLNGGLNLSTALPIGTLDVAAALSTTQGKLGTAVAAAYNYPGAIAFSGGVRLRSPDYVTTSLPLEDDRSLLDGFVSTTFNLGSRINISGQYFFNNPRDQVIGQQASVLAQVRLHRNLSLLLQGSRSFFGDQAPVNQFSVTLNYFLNNQVNLNTGWVQRGNQGVPFVNVSRSLPLGVGYGYQGQVSPVSDQGLASGLFQYNTPWSRYQVGYSQAGNSGQTSLGVEGGIVAIGGQLFFTRPVQGSFALVQVPNVAGVRTYLSNQEIGRTNRRGQILIPDLLPYYANDLRIEDQDVPLDFAIGRSQQFIAPPFRGGAIARFDVRLNRSYVGRAILVRGSTRIVPSLGQLTLKKDDQAAVSPLSTNGEFYFDTLEAGTYAAELAYEQVQCNFTVTLPKADDLFTDVGELICQLPD comes from the coding sequence GTGCCGCCGCTCTACGCTCAAGCTCCCAGTGAAACGTCTGCAATTTATAGCCTTGAAGTTAATCGCGTTGCCCGTGGCGATGTCATTGTGTTTCTGAGGGGTGACGATGTACTCATCCCATGGCAAGACCTGTTGCAGGCTGGCCTCACGGAAGTGGGTGGCAGCCGTGAAATGATTCAGGGCATTGAGCACGTTTCTTTGCAGTCTCTGGCGCCTGCGATTACCTTTGAGCGGGATGATGCGGCGCTGACCTTACGGATTCAGGTGGCTGCCGATCTGCTGCCCGCCAATGTGATTGACTTTAACCCAGACAATGCGCCACCGGGGATCCGCTACAGCCAACCCCTGAGTGCCTACCTTAACTATGGTGTCTTTTGGAATAATGTTGAGACCCTCACTGCCGCTGCGGAAATGGCAGTCAGCTTTGGCGGGAATGCCCTCACTTCGACGGTCGGGTTGACTGCGAATGGAGAGTTGCAGCGGGGTTTAACCGCCCTGATCTTGGATAACCGCCGTCAGTTGACCACGTTGACGCTGGGGGATAGTTTTGTTACTACGGATCTGCTGGGGGGGGGCGGTTTGTGGGGCGGCATTCGCTGGGAGCGCAACTTTGGCCTGAGTCCCTACCTCATTCGCCAACCCGCCTTTGATATGCAAGGGGAACTGGCAACCCCCGGCACTGCCGAAATTTATATCAATGGCTTCCTGACGCGCCGTGTGAGCTTGCTGCCGGGGTCGTTTACGCTTAAGAATTTGCCCTTTAGCGGTGGCTTTAATCGGGTGCGGGTGGTGGTTACCGACGCAGAGGGTAAGCAGCAGGTGTTTACTCAAGGGTATGTGCAGTCGGCGAGCTTACTGCAACCCGGCCTGTCTGAGTTTATTGTGGCGGCGGGGGTCGAGCGCCAAGGCTTGGGGGTGGATAACTTTAACTATGATGGCTCAGTGCAGATGGTAGCCGCCTATCGGCAAGGCGTGCTCAATAACCTGACGCTGGGGGGACGCATTGAGGGGAACGCCCACCTGCTCAATGGCGGGCTGAACTTGAGTACAGCGTTACCCATTGGTACTCTCGATGTGGCGGCGGCCTTAAGTACCACTCAAGGGAAGCTGGGTACCGCGGTGGCGGCGGCCTATAACTATCCAGGGGCGATCGCCTTCAGTGGTGGGGTACGGCTGCGCAGCCCAGATTATGTCACAACTAGCTTACCCCTAGAGGACGATCGCTCGCTGTTGGATGGATTTGTGAGTACAACCTTTAACCTTGGTTCACGGATTAATATTAGTGGTCAATATTTTTTTAATAATCCTCGCGATCAAGTGATTGGTCAGCAGGCTAGTGTGCTAGCACAGGTGCGCTTGCACCGGAACCTCAGCCTGTTATTGCAGGGATCGCGGTCTTTTTTTGGCGATCAAGCACCCGTGAACCAATTTAGCGTGACGCTTAACTATTTTCTCAATAATCAGGTGAACCTCAATACCGGTTGGGTACAGCGGGGTAATCAGGGGGTGCCTTTTGTCAATGTGTCGCGATCGCTCCCCTTGGGGGTGGGCTACGGGTATCAAGGTCAGGTGTCCCCCGTCAGTGACCAAGGGTTAGCTAGTGGGTTGTTTCAGTACAATACCCCGTGGAGTCGCTATCAAGTTGGCTATTCCCAAGCAGGCAACAGCGGCCAAACCTCATTAGGGGTAGAAGGCGGGATCGTGGCCATTGGTGGTCAGCTATTTTTCACCCGCCCAGTTCAGGGCAGTTTTGCCCTCGTGCAAGTACCCAATGTGGCCGGTGTGCGCACCTACTTGAGTAATCAGGAAATTGGTCGCACTAATCGCCGTGGGCAAATCCTGATTCCCGATCTGCTGCCCTACTATGCCAATGACTTACGTATCGAGGATCAAGACGTGCCCCTTGATTTTGCCATTGGCCGAAGTCAACAGTTCATTGCACCGCCATTTCGAGGTGGGGCGATCGCCCGTTTTGATGTGCGCCTCAATCGGAGCTATGTAGGGCGAGCTATTTTAGTGCGCGGCAGTACTCGCATTGTTCCCAGCTTGGGGCAACTGACGCTCAAAAAAGATGACCAAGCGGCGGTTTCGCCCCTGAGTACTAATGGCGAGTTTTACTTTGATACCTTGGAAGCAGGTACCTATGCAGCAGAATTGGCCTATGAGCAGGTACAGTGTAATTTTACGGTGACCCTACCCAAGGCTGACGATCTCTTTACCGATGTGGGGGAATTGATATGTCAACTACCCGATTGA
- a CDS encoding fimbrial biogenesis chaperone — MRLRYWVLASLWAVAAIVGMPLRLGAQSTEFYLNAVQVFLSPRQRTVLLTLTNTGETPLNFEISLRKWQQTPDGQDELSEADGGVVAFPLLLSVPPGEQRSLRVGVRQPPLEQENTYRLLVAELPSPNIPNTQGAQLRIIKTLSLPVFIEPVTPQRQGEFVNASIQQGRLSVTLRNTGNVHIQTLGIIVRGKSDQGAVIFEQTLDSVYVLANRQRDFRNLLLPQTNCAQVRQVTLQTVATSPTITTTIPTPNGICS, encoded by the coding sequence TTGCGCTTAGGGGCGCAGTCCACAGAGTTTTACCTGAATGCGGTGCAGGTGTTTCTGTCGCCGCGACAACGAACAGTACTGCTTACCCTTACCAATACCGGCGAAACACCCCTTAACTTTGAAATTAGTCTGCGCAAGTGGCAGCAAACCCCTGATGGCCAAGATGAACTCAGCGAGGCGGATGGCGGTGTTGTGGCTTTTCCCCTGCTGCTGTCGGTGCCGCCAGGGGAGCAGCGTAGCTTACGGGTGGGGGTGCGGCAGCCGCCCCTTGAGCAGGAGAACACCTATCGGCTGTTGGTGGCAGAGTTGCCGTCCCCTAATATCCCCAACACCCAAGGGGCACAGTTGCGCATTATTAAAACCTTGAGCTTACCAGTTTTTATTGAGCCAGTCACCCCCCAACGCCAAGGAGAGTTTGTCAATGCCAGCATCCAGCAAGGGCGGCTGAGTGTGACGCTGCGCAACACAGGCAATGTGCATATTCAAACCCTTGGCATCATAGTACGGGGAAAGAGTGATCAAGGAGCTGTGATTTTCGAGCAAACGCTAGACTCCGTTTATGTGCTGGCCAATCGTCAACGGGATTTTCGCAACCTTCTCTTACCCCAGACAAACTGTGCCCAAGTCCGCCAAGTTACCCTACAAACAGTGGCAACCTCCCCTACAATTACGACAACCATTCCCACCCCTAACGGCATTTGTTCTTAG
- a CDS encoding phosphate ABC transporter ATP-binding protein, producing MTYSTAGSATLSLPTVLDVQELSIYYHNQQVVDTVNLTIPEKQLVAFIGPSGSGKSTVLRCFNRLTDLIPQLRVTGRIFYRGKDLYDPQWDVTSIRRQIGMIFQQPNPFPKSIYDNIAFGARVNGYAGNIDELVEWSLQQVHLWDSVKDRLSVNAMALTIGQQQHLCIARAIALDPAVLLLDNPTVNLDTCSSSHLEELLSQLKKRYTLIMTTHNLRQAARISDYTAFFGTKMNTSGHSIGYLVEYAPTSLLFQRPQQALTQRYVTGRVL from the coding sequence ATGACTTATTCTACTGCTGGCTCTGCAACCCTCAGTCTGCCAACAGTTCTAGATGTTCAGGAACTGAGCATTTACTACCATAATCAGCAAGTGGTCGATACAGTTAATCTCACAATTCCCGAAAAACAACTGGTGGCTTTTATTGGGCCGTCGGGTTCTGGCAAGAGTACGGTTCTGCGCTGCTTTAATCGCCTGACGGATTTGATCCCGCAACTTCGGGTGACAGGGCGTATCTTCTATAGAGGCAAGGATCTTTACGATCCCCAGTGGGACGTTACGAGTATCCGTCGCCAGATTGGCATGATTTTTCAGCAACCCAACCCATTTCCAAAGTCAATTTATGACAATATTGCCTTTGGTGCCCGGGTCAATGGCTACGCTGGTAACATCGATGAGCTAGTAGAGTGGTCGCTGCAACAGGTACATCTGTGGGACAGTGTTAAGGATCGGCTCTCAGTTAATGCAATGGCATTGACCATCGGTCAACAGCAACATCTGTGTATTGCTCGGGCGATCGCCCTTGACCCAGCAGTGCTCCTGTTAGATAACCCCACCGTCAATCTTGACACCTGCTCTAGCAGCCACCTCGAAGAACTATTGAGCCAACTAAAAAAACGCTACACCCTGATTATGACGACCCATAATCTCCGACAGGCCGCGCGGATCTCTGACTATACAGCTTTTTTTGGTACCAAAATGAACACCAGCGGCCATTCGATAGGTTACTTGGTAGAGTATGCACCTACCAGTCTCCTGTTTCAGCGGCCACAGCAAGCACTGACCCAGCGCTATGTCACAGGACGGGTGCTCTGA
- a CDS encoding protein kinase domain-containing protein translates to MITLTLLHPVQATPVQSWTFDSEAVIRIGRAVDNHVVLYSAVVSRHHVELRRNGLQWEVVNLGTNGTYLDGKRVQQAPLLDGGILRLARSGPNIQVRLSADHQPMPPNARMATIPETARTDVEKGTYSGEEEAVGTDNAEPPGTAATGMSYQGIITEEDDDEEENFAVQGELPAQLLAEWRAPPDCSHSRAEADDIFCIECGVPLKVWKTLGNYQIIKALGQSNTYLGWRNGQTAVVKGHSLAASKREIRAFQRQVRQLCQMSHPVLPKFWEGFQYGTDSYLVSEMVYGHSLKQWINDHGVMNVVEASRWLIPICDLLTLLHQQDPPILHLHIRPSNLIHPYVSREATNVVLVGWGKASVLTSESGTFIGTVGYSAPEQQEGKPEPASDLYGLGATIVYLLTGNEPDTYFRWGAREYRLYAEDIPHLDPLMVDLINCLTHPDPRERYPNAAAVKQRLEQIATIAMPAPPVSSAL, encoded by the coding sequence ATGATTACATTGACACTTCTACATCCAGTCCAAGCAACCCCCGTCCAGAGCTGGACGTTTGACAGTGAAGCTGTGATCCGCATTGGTCGTGCTGTGGATAATCATGTTGTCCTCTACAGTGCGGTGGTCTCGCGTCACCACGTTGAACTGCGGCGAAATGGGCTGCAGTGGGAGGTTGTCAACCTAGGTACCAATGGCACGTATTTAGATGGCAAACGGGTACAGCAAGCCCCGCTTTTAGATGGCGGTATCCTGCGGTTGGCTCGATCCGGTCCCAACATTCAAGTCCGCCTTAGCGCTGACCATCAACCTATGCCCCCCAACGCTAGGATGGCAACGATTCCCGAAACAGCTCGTACTGATGTGGAGAAAGGCACCTACTCAGGGGAGGAGGAAGCCGTGGGCACCGACAATGCCGAACCCCCAGGCACCGCAGCAACCGGGATGAGTTATCAGGGCATCATTACCGAAGAGGACGACGATGAGGAGGAAAATTTTGCGGTACAGGGGGAGTTACCGGCGCAACTATTAGCTGAGTGGCGCGCCCCTCCCGACTGTAGCCACAGCCGTGCCGAAGCTGATGATATATTCTGCATTGAGTGTGGCGTGCCCCTCAAGGTATGGAAGACCCTTGGCAACTATCAAATTATTAAAGCCTTAGGCCAAAGTAATACCTATTTGGGTTGGCGCAATGGCCAGACAGCAGTTGTCAAAGGGCACAGCTTGGCAGCCTCTAAGCGCGAAATTCGTGCCTTTCAGCGGCAAGTGCGGCAGTTATGCCAGATGAGCCATCCGGTTCTGCCTAAGTTTTGGGAGGGGTTTCAGTACGGCACAGACTCCTACCTTGTCTCGGAAATGGTCTATGGTCATTCCCTTAAGCAATGGATTAATGATCATGGCGTGATGAATGTTGTTGAAGCGAGCCGTTGGCTGATACCGATTTGCGATCTCTTGACGCTACTTCACCAGCAAGATCCCCCCATTTTGCATTTGCATATTCGCCCATCCAACCTCATCCATCCCTATGTCAGCCGTGAGGCTACTAATGTTGTGCTGGTTGGGTGGGGCAAGGCATCGGTGCTCACCTCAGAGTCTGGTACCTTTATTGGCACGGTGGGCTATTCTGCCCCTGAGCAGCAAGAAGGGAAACCGGAACCGGCGTCAGATTTGTACGGCCTTGGTGCCACTATTGTGTACTTGCTCACAGGGAATGAGCCAGACACCTATTTCCGCTGGGGTGCGCGGGAATACCGCCTGTATGCTGAAGATATTCCCCATCTTGATCCCCTGATGGTGGATTTAATTAACTGTTTGACTCACCCAGACCCGCGGGAACGTTATCCCAATGCCGCAGCTGTGAAGCAGCGGCTAGAGCAAATTGCGACTATAGCTATGCCTGCTCCGCCAGTTTCCAGTGCCCTATGA
- a CDS encoding FHA domain-containing protein, translated as MVVHIGKPNDRIPPDIDVAGFPNSEVVSRIHADIRVEGNAHYIEDVGSANGTYINNTALYPGNRHRLAPGDRIALGKGDLVTFIYELTS; from the coding sequence GTGGTGGTTCACATTGGCAAGCCCAACGATCGCATTCCCCCGGACATTGATGTTGCTGGGTTTCCTAATTCTGAGGTGGTCTCCCGCATCCATGCCGATATTCGAGTGGAGGGAAATGCCCACTACATTGAGGATGTGGGCAGTGCTAATGGTACGTATATCAACAATACTGCGCTGTATCCGGGCAATCGGCACCGTTTGGCACCTGGCGATCGCATTGCCCTTGGCAAAGGAGATTTAGTGACGTTTATCTATGAACTCACTTCCTAG